One Ignavibacterium sp. DNA segment encodes these proteins:
- a CDS encoding TetR/AcrR family transcriptional regulator — protein MQNKIIEKLEEKFFKDGFYKTTMDEVAAELGMSKKTIYKFFPSKDDLLIAIVRHFMNEIKNKIVPKLNSNRNAIEKLGDLLNILASATQKVSPRRIEELKKYYPELFIEIDEFRTKMMFENITKVIEQGKSEGFFIDYPTAIIMNVLVGAVRHVVNPDFTVNNSFSLSEAAQYTLRIVISGILTEKGNKQFDKIFNKEIK, from the coding sequence ATGCAAAACAAAATTATTGAGAAGTTAGAAGAAAAATTCTTTAAAGATGGTTTTTATAAAACCACAATGGATGAGGTTGCCGCTGAACTTGGAATGAGCAAAAAGACAATTTATAAGTTCTTTCCATCAAAAGACGATTTGCTTATTGCGATTGTCAGACATTTTATGAACGAAATAAAAAATAAAATCGTTCCTAAATTAAACAGTAACAGAAATGCCATCGAAAAGCTCGGTGACCTTTTAAATATACTTGCTTCTGCCACACAAAAAGTTTCACCCAGAAGAATAGAAGAGCTGAAGAAATATTATCCTGAGTTATTCATTGAAATTGATGAGTTCAGAACTAAAATGATGTTTGAAAATATCACCAAAGTAATTGAACAGGGAAAATCAGAAGGATTTTTTATCGACTATCCGACGGCAATTATTATGAATGTCCTGGTGGGTGCTGTCAGGCATGTTGTTAATCCGGATTTTACCGTTAATAATAGTTTCTCACTTTCCGAAGCTGCACAATACACTCTTAGAATAGTTATTAGCGGAATACTTACTGAAAAAGGTAATAAACAATTTGATAAAATTTTTAATAAGGAAATCAAATGA
- a CDS encoding MurR/RpiR family transcriptional regulator, translating to MDRYKEIKEQIVSKYNSLPKNHRKIADYFINNFDKIPFLNVQDLSCATGTSVASIVRFSQRAGFKGFNELRDEITGSLRKELSNKQIFPLIEKHKIKEDLLTEVANLDIKNINDTLNLIERKTFDYVIDRILKSERVFTAGLGISYLLAEILAYQLTQVGVSSSILNHTHTVFNENILFLNPNDLLMVFSFPPYSKETIEAAKFAQERKIDVIAVTNQPAAPVTFFSKANLLVKSENMLFTNSFAAISVLINALATACAIKDRQRAKRILKESQEIMINQDQVIIESKQ from the coding sequence ATGGATCGATACAAAGAAATAAAAGAGCAGATAGTCAGCAAATACAATTCGCTACCCAAAAATCATCGTAAGATTGCTGATTACTTTATTAATAACTTTGACAAAATCCCTTTTCTTAATGTTCAGGATTTATCTTGTGCAACAGGTACAAGTGTTGCATCTATTGTCAGGTTTTCTCAGCGCGCTGGTTTTAAAGGATTTAATGAATTAAGAGATGAGATCACCGGCTCACTGCGAAAAGAACTTAGTAATAAACAAATATTTCCTCTTATTGAAAAGCATAAAATAAAAGAAGACCTTTTGACAGAGGTTGCAAATCTTGATATAAAAAACATTAACGATACACTTAATCTTATTGAACGAAAAACTTTCGATTATGTAATTGACAGAATACTTAAATCAGAGAGAGTGTTTACAGCCGGGTTAGGAATATCATATCTTCTGGCAGAAATACTTGCTTATCAACTTACTCAGGTTGGGGTTAGTTCAAGTATTCTTAATCACACACACACAGTATTTAATGAAAATATTTTATTTCTAAATCCTAATGATCTGTTAATGGTTTTTTCATTTCCGCCTTATTCAAAAGAAACAATTGAAGCAGCTAAATTTGCACAAGAGAGAAAAATTGATGTAATTGCTGTTACTAATCAGCCTGCTGCACCGGTTACTTTTTTCAGCAAAGCAAATCTTTTGGTAAAAAGTGAAAATATGCTGTTCACAAATTCTTTTGCCGCAATTTCTGTTTTGATTAATGCTTTAGCAACTGCCTGCGCAATTAAAGACAGACAAAGAGCTAAACGAATTTTAAAAGAATCCCAGGAAATAATGATTAATCAAGACCAAGTAATTATTGAGAGTAAACAATGA
- a CDS encoding T9SS type A sorting domain-containing protein: protein MKNLSTILLIVVLLSTISIQETYSQETYSTGTMKVRVDAYGAMRFWTIEGTDTVQHINRTNVLVAGNPNEVLDYYNDIDTEVPTTLETNPLISDYEISGTYNNAYSELPPNVLVEQHVYGWQGGKYALIKMIVKNNEASALPTIVGLDIVQYVDLTWENDHVFWDASNLMLVQFDSHYVGIKYLSEAVTSAQVLGWYDGYSSDDPTTYAYLTEGTFDTDTLITTPDGSVSFLAGEQLTLQPQASRTVYIAVSLGADESEMHANMLLAQQKYNQIVSVEADYNNIPADFVLDQNYPNPFNPSTKISFGLPERSNVVLKVFNALGQQVAELVNESLEAGTYLYNFDASALTSGIYFYSLQTDAGVVTKKMTLIK, encoded by the coding sequence ATGAAGAATCTATCAACAATTCTTTTGATTGTGGTACTTCTATCTACTATTTCCATACAAGAAACTTATTCACAAGAGACATATAGTACTGGTACAATGAAAGTACGAGTTGATGCCTATGGTGCAATGAGATTTTGGACTATTGAAGGTACCGATACAGTGCAGCATATAAATCGCACAAATGTTTTAGTTGCAGGAAATCCAAACGAGGTTTTAGATTATTATAATGATATTGATACAGAAGTGCCAACTACTCTGGAGACCAATCCTTTAATAAGTGATTATGAAATTTCAGGTACTTATAATAATGCTTACTCAGAGCTACCGCCAAATGTTTTAGTTGAACAACACGTTTATGGATGGCAGGGGGGTAAATATGCGTTGATAAAGATGATTGTTAAGAATAATGAAGCATCTGCTTTACCAACAATTGTTGGTTTAGATATTGTTCAGTATGTTGATCTAACCTGGGAGAATGATCATGTCTTTTGGGATGCCAGTAATCTAATGCTGGTTCAGTTTGATTCTCATTATGTAGGAATAAAATATTTATCTGAAGCTGTTACTTCAGCTCAGGTTTTGGGTTGGTATGATGGATATTCTAGTGACGATCCAACAACTTATGCTTATTTAACCGAAGGAACTTTTGATACCGATACTCTAATTACCACTCCTGATGGATCTGTTTCTTTTTTGGCTGGCGAACAATTAACATTGCAACCACAGGCATCCAGAACTGTTTATATAGCAGTTTCATTGGGTGCTGATGAGTCTGAAATGCATGCTAATATGCTATTAGCACAGCAAAAATATAATCAGATTGTTTCTGTTGAAGCAGATTACAATAATATTCCGGCAGACTTTGTATTGGATCAAAACTATCCAAATCCTTTCAATCCATCAACAAAAATATCATTCGGATTGCCAGAGAGATCAAATGTTGTTTTGAAAGTATTTAATGCATTGGGACAACAGGTTGCAGAACTTGTTAACGAATCACTTGAAGCCGGAACTTACTTATATAATTTTGATGCATCAGCACTTACATCCGGAATCTATTTTTATTCTTTGCAAACAGATGCCGGAGTTGTTACTAAAAAGATGACACTAATAAAATAA
- a CDS encoding cyanophycinase, whose protein sequence is MKKITLSIIIIILTSQLYCSQTKGKLVIVGGVQTTEIVKKYVELAGGSDAKIIVIPNAGSDPVYWSEVQVKEFNDLGAQAQYLLFTRETADDKSNLEKMDWANAVFFLGGDQSILTHDMLGSKLLQKVFDIYNNGGVVGGSSAGAAVMSEVMITGNELVNKDSSVSFVTIEKGNVEVKKGFGFLKNAIVDQHFIKRKRHNRTISALIEHPDLFGIAIDESTAIVVYPDETFEVIGNNQVLVYDPTNGKNIREDKNGNLGITNMRLQVLINGDKFDMKTKEVIK, encoded by the coding sequence ATGAAAAAAATAACACTAAGTATTATTATAATAATATTAACCTCTCAGTTATATTGTTCTCAAACTAAAGGTAAACTTGTAATCGTTGGCGGAGTACAAACTACAGAGATTGTAAAAAAATATGTTGAACTTGCCGGTGGTTCAGATGCAAAAATTATTGTTATTCCAAATGCCGGATCAGACCCTGTTTATTGGAGTGAAGTTCAGGTTAAGGAATTTAATGATCTTGGTGCACAAGCGCAGTATCTGCTTTTTACACGAGAGACAGCAGATGATAAATCCAATTTAGAAAAGATGGATTGGGCAAATGCAGTTTTCTTCCTTGGTGGTGATCAAAGTATTTTAACTCATGATATGCTTGGGTCAAAACTGCTTCAGAAAGTTTTTGATATTTATAACAATGGCGGAGTTGTTGGCGGCTCAAGTGCAGGTGCAGCAGTTATGAGTGAAGTAATGATTACAGGAAATGAATTAGTAAACAAAGATTCATCAGTTTCTTTTGTTACAATCGAAAAGGGGAATGTAGAAGTAAAAAAAGGATTTGGATTCCTTAAAAATGCAATTGTTGATCAGCATTTTATAAAGCGTAAAAGACATAACCGTACTATTTCAGCTTTAATTGAACATCCGGATTTATTTGGGATTGCTATAGATGAATCAACTGCGATTGTTGTTTACCCCGATGAAACTTTTGAAGTGATAGGTAATAATCAGGTTTTGGTTTATGATCCAACAAACGGAAAAAATATCAGAGAAGACAAAAACGGAAATCTTGGTATTACAAATATGCGGTTACAGGTTTTAATCAACGGCGATAAGTTTGATATGAAAACTAAAGAAGTTATTAAATGA
- a CDS encoding M20/M25/M40 family metallo-hydrolase → MNEQRLVNLFIEVARINALSGSEKPIADFIKTFLSKLGYQVEEDDSGHLTNSDTGNLICKIGTGGDFVLLSHMDTARPTKDVKPIIEKDKITSSGDTVLGVDNRAGVAALLFTLEKIALEKIPVKDFTVAFTTCEETTLFGSKNLGVNGKIKHGFIFDSGYRPGNFIYAACGSIGLTIKVIGKASHSGISPEKGINSMQVAAKAISQLPLGRIDEETTMNIGLLKSGSAVNVIPELTELEGEVRSFNLKKAEDNFNLLVNIFKSEAEKVGAKVEVNHFWDFLPYTIPENAFVYKEIIRVLNKVGLKSNPTISLGGSDANSLNGRGIESVNIGIGAQNPHSNEEFIYIEDLIKTAEIALELVKKE, encoded by the coding sequence ATGAACGAACAAAGACTTGTAAACCTTTTTATAGAAGTTGCCAGGATAAATGCACTATCAGGCAGCGAAAAACCCATTGCTGATTTTATTAAAACATTTCTTAGTAAGCTTGGTTATCAGGTTGAGGAAGATGATTCAGGTCATCTAACTAACAGTGATACAGGTAACCTTATTTGTAAGATTGGAACTGGCGGTGATTTCGTGTTGTTATCCCACATGGATACTGCCCGTCCGACTAAGGATGTTAAGCCAATTATTGAGAAAGATAAAATTACATCTTCAGGAGATACTGTGCTTGGAGTTGATAATCGAGCTGGTGTTGCTGCTTTACTTTTTACCTTAGAAAAAATCGCTTTAGAAAAGATTCCTGTTAAAGATTTTACAGTTGCATTTACAACTTGTGAAGAAACAACCCTTTTTGGATCAAAAAATCTTGGTGTAAATGGAAAGATTAAACACGGGTTTATTTTTGATTCAGGTTACCGTCCTGGAAATTTTATTTATGCTGCCTGTGGTTCAATCGGATTAACAATTAAAGTAATCGGCAAAGCCTCGCACTCGGGTATCTCACCTGAAAAAGGTATCAATTCTATGCAAGTTGCTGCTAAGGCAATTAGTCAGTTACCGCTTGGTAGGATTGATGAAGAAACTACAATGAATATTGGATTGTTAAAAAGCGGTTCAGCAGTAAATGTGATTCCTGAATTAACAGAACTTGAGGGCGAAGTTAGATCTTTTAATCTTAAAAAAGCTGAAGATAATTTTAATCTGCTTGTAAACATCTTTAAATCTGAGGCTGAAAAAGTTGGTGCAAAAGTAGAAGTAAATCATTTTTGGGATTTTTTACCCTATACAATTCCGGAAAACGCATTCGTTTATAAAGAAATTATAAGAGTGCTTAATAAAGTTGGATTAAAGTCGAATCCAACAATTTCTCTCGGAGGCAGCGATGCAAATTCATTAAATGGCAGAGGAATAGAATCAGTAAATATTGGAATCGGAGCACAAAACCCTCATTCAAATGAAGAGTTTATTTATATTGAAGATCTTATAAAAACTGCAGAAATAGCTTTAGAATTAGTTAAGAAAGAATAA
- a CDS encoding ABC transporter ATP-binding protein yields the protein MNSVIKIENLKKSYESIEAVKDVTLSIEKGEMFGLVGPDGAGKTTTIRMLIGLLNPDSGSAEVLGYNIRTQKNKIKEQVGYLSQKFSLYGDLTIDENIEFFADIHGVKKYKDRRNELLEFTRLTQFRNRLADKLSGGMKQKLALACTLIHKPKIIFLDEPTTGVDPVSRRDFWKILSNLLKEEITIFMTTPYLDEAERCNKIALMNNGKIISWDTPKNIKVSLGGQIVEIVCSPSRTAYNIIKTNTSYEVQMYGDRLNVTVQNYDEQYESLEKLLVDNCVEIHDHRVIPPSLENVFIHLISKTS from the coding sequence ATGAACTCTGTTATTAAAATAGAAAACCTGAAAAAATCTTACGAAAGCATTGAGGCTGTTAAAGATGTAACTCTCTCTATTGAGAAAGGTGAAATGTTTGGACTTGTGGGACCAGATGGAGCTGGAAAAACAACAACTATCAGAATGCTTATTGGGTTATTAAATCCTGATTCAGGAAGTGCTGAGGTTCTTGGTTATAATATAAGAACTCAAAAAAATAAAATTAAAGAGCAGGTTGGATATCTATCACAAAAATTTTCACTGTATGGAGATCTGACGATTGATGAGAACATCGAGTTTTTTGCAGATATACATGGGGTTAAAAAATATAAAGATAGAAGAAATGAACTACTTGAGTTTACAAGACTGACTCAGTTTCGAAATCGACTTGCCGATAAGCTTTCCGGTGGAATGAAGCAAAAGCTTGCTCTTGCCTGCACTCTTATTCACAAACCAAAAATTATTTTTCTTGATGAACCGACAACTGGAGTTGATCCGGTTTCGAGAAGAGATTTCTGGAAGATACTTTCTAATCTTCTTAAAGAAGAAATAACAATCTTTATGACAACTCCATATCTTGATGAAGCTGAGCGGTGCAATAAAATCGCTTTGATGAACAACGGTAAAATAATAAGCTGGGATACCCCAAAGAATATTAAAGTATCACTCGGTGGACAAATAGTTGAAATCGTATGTTCTCCAAGCCGTACTGCTTACAATATCATAAAAACTAATACAAGCTATGAGGTTCAGATGTATGGAGACAGACTTAATGTAACTGTTCAAAATTATGACGAACAATATGAAAGTCTTGAAAAACTTCTTGTTGATAATTGTGTTGAGATACATGATCATAGAGTCATTCCACCATCACTGGAAAATGTTTTTATTCACTTGATTAGTAAAACATCCTAA
- a CDS encoding YfcC family protein, with product MSEAKKKFKFKVPNTYLLIFSLLVLIAAMTWIIPGGQYERAIVNGREVVVQNSFKYVENNPQGFLALFIAPLKGFVEAGLIIGFILFVGGAFNVLAKTDAINSLISKLARAHKDSKLLQKLFIPVIMLMFSIGGATFGMNEEIIPFVLIIVPICLALGYDSIIGVAIPLVGAHVGFASAFLNPFNVGIAQGIADVPLFSGIGYRFISWAVSTTVAIFFLLWYVNKLSKNPKISPTYEMDEQRRKGEHFDTIYNNNNHFSTRHKAVLTAFALCLILIVIGVIELGWYIEEISAAFFIMGVVVGIIGGLKVDEFTKAFIDGAKDLVGTALIVALARATLVISRDGQIIDTILYGLSPFIESSSPIFASQKMFVVQAIINFFVHSGSGQAALTMPIMAPLSDLAGVSRQTAILAFQFGEYTNIIIPTSAVTMGALSMAKVPWEKWAKWALPLMVILFILGFILLIPPNLIGWQ from the coding sequence ATGAGCGAAGCAAAAAAGAAATTTAAGTTTAAAGTACCAAATACTTACTTGTTAATTTTTTCATTGCTTGTTTTAATCGCAGCGATGACTTGGATAATTCCCGGCGGGCAATATGAGCGGGCGATTGTAAATGGGAGAGAAGTTGTTGTTCAGAATTCGTTTAAATATGTTGAAAATAATCCCCAGGGTTTTTTGGCACTGTTTATTGCGCCGCTAAAAGGATTTGTTGAAGCAGGTTTAATTATCGGATTTATCTTATTTGTCGGAGGTGCATTTAATGTACTGGCAAAAACCGATGCAATTAATTCATTAATTAGTAAACTGGCAAGAGCGCATAAAGATTCAAAGCTGCTGCAAAAGTTATTCATTCCTGTTATTATGTTAATGTTCTCAATTGGTGGCGCAACATTTGGGATGAACGAAGAGATAATTCCATTTGTTTTAATTATTGTGCCTATTTGTTTAGCTCTTGGTTATGATTCGATAATTGGTGTTGCAATTCCGCTTGTTGGGGCACATGTTGGATTTGCAAGTGCATTCTTGAACCCATTTAATGTTGGTATTGCGCAAGGTATTGCAGATGTTCCTTTATTTTCAGGAATCGGTTACAGATTTATTAGCTGGGCTGTATCTACAACCGTAGCTATTTTTTTTCTGTTGTGGTATGTCAATAAGTTATCTAAAAATCCTAAAATAAGTCCAACTTATGAAATGGATGAGCAAAGAAGAAAAGGTGAACATTTTGATACTATATACAATAATAATAATCATTTCTCTACCAGACATAAAGCAGTATTAACTGCATTTGCCCTTTGTTTAATTTTAATTGTGATTGGTGTTATTGAACTTGGCTGGTACATTGAAGAGATTTCTGCTGCGTTTTTTATTATGGGCGTTGTGGTAGGAATCATCGGCGGGCTTAAAGTTGATGAATTTACAAAAGCATTTATTGATGGAGCTAAAGACTTAGTTGGAACTGCACTTATCGTTGCTCTAGCCAGAGCAACATTGGTAATTTCAAGAGATGGGCAAATAATAGATACGATCTTATATGGTCTTTCTCCTTTTATTGAATCATCTTCACCCATCTTCGCTTCACAGAAAATGTTTGTTGTCCAAGCAATTATTAATTTCTTCGTTCACTCCGGAAGCGGACAGGCTGCACTTACTATGCCGATAATGGCTCCGCTTTCAGATTTAGCAGGAGTATCAAGACAAACAGCTATTTTAGCTTTTCAGTTTGGAGAATATACGAACATAATTATTCCAACTTCTGCGGTAACGATGGGTGCGCTTTCAATGGCAAAAGTTCCGTGGGAAAAGTGGGCAAAATGGGCGCTTCCATTGATGGTAATACTTTTTATTTTAGGATTTATTTTACTGATTCCGCCAAACTTAATTGGATGGCAATGA
- a CDS encoding efflux RND transporter periplasmic adaptor subunit: MKIFSFIPAALLTVILTSCGSNNKLESIEASGTIESTNIVVSSKSSGSIIKVNFLEGEKVNADDTVLIIDHEQIDIQLLQAQAAKDAAEAQLNLMLKGARLEDISLAEQNLNQAKVNFETAERDKNRMQNLYNSRSITLKQFEDAAAKFELMSSQLKSAQENFDKVKKIFRPEEIEQARANLNKTIAGVELLKKNIRDCYVVSPINGFLVKTFVERGETVTPMSSLFKVSDLDIVELLIYVSTEELAYIKLGQEARITIDAFKDKVYKGKVTYISPEAEFTPKNIQTKDERTKLVFAVKIKIANDNYNLKPGMPADATIVLTQHD; the protein is encoded by the coding sequence ATGAAAATATTTAGTTTTATCCCGGCTGCACTGCTTACAGTTATTTTAACAAGCTGCGGAAGTAATAATAAACTTGAATCAATTGAAGCCTCAGGTACAATCGAATCAACCAATATTGTTGTCAGTTCAAAATCTTCGGGCAGTATTATTAAAGTAAATTTTCTTGAGGGCGAAAAAGTAAATGCCGATGATACTGTTCTAATCATTGATCACGAACAAATTGATATCCAGCTACTTCAGGCACAAGCTGCAAAAGATGCTGCCGAAGCACAGTTAAATCTTATGTTAAAAGGTGCCAGACTTGAAGACATCAGCCTCGCTGAACAAAACCTGAATCAGGCTAAAGTAAATTTTGAAACTGCTGAAAGGGATAAGAATCGGATGCAGAATTTATATAACTCCCGGTCAATTACTCTAAAACAATTTGAGGATGCTGCTGCAAAATTTGAATTGATGAGCTCACAACTAAAATCTGCACAAGAAAACTTTGATAAAGTTAAAAAGATTTTCAGACCTGAAGAAATTGAACAAGCACGGGCAAATCTTAATAAAACAATTGCAGGAGTTGAACTGCTAAAGAAAAATATCCGAGATTGTTATGTAGTCTCACCAATCAATGGTTTTCTTGTTAAAACATTTGTTGAACGTGGAGAAACCGTTACACCTATGTCTTCGCTTTTCAAAGTATCAGATCTTGATATTGTTGAACTGCTTATCTATGTATCAACCGAAGAGCTTGCTTACATTAAACTCGGGCAGGAAGCAAGGATTACTATTGATGCATTTAAGGACAAAGTTTACAAAGGGAAAGTTACTTATATCTCTCCCGAAGCCGAATTCACTCCAAAAAATATTCAGACTAAAGACGAAAGAACGAAACTTGTGTTTGCAGTAAAGATCAAGATTGCAAACGATAATTATAATTTAAAACCCGGCATGCCTGCTGATGCCACTATCGTTCTAACACAGCACGATTGA
- a CDS encoding TonB-dependent receptor → MKKIISLILLLPFFIYAGTTGKLAGTIKDAQTGEPLVGANVIIEGTNFGAATNLNGEYVILNISPGRYNVKFSFIGYETIAMQNIVIVVDQTTLLQVELNPQTIQVDEIVVTARTPLIQKDVTGSISVITREEIDALPVSTFTELLSLQAGVTGSGSNLHVRGGRSNEVAYMIDGTIVVDPLLGGLATDINNDAIQEMSLLSGTFNAEYGNALSGVVNIVTRDGSDKFSAKLEARTSEFGVDRYTSLHENRINGSISGPIVSPEFNFFLSGELDKRGSYLPFGYNDTKSFFSKLTTNAIPFVKISLSNRGSVGKRQNYSHSYKYIPEQYLRKRTDSWQSTLGLTHTIANNLFYDVKISYFNQGYYSGIDKDTADYLASNDTEYFEEYGTGFEFYKRSDPPELYDSRSGTADFKADAVWQMGSMNEVKFGAAFKKHWLKLFYVYDPKRNFPYLNDYHTQPFEGAAYIQDKIELPYLVINIGLRFDYLNSNVKFRSNPLDPNSMVTVKSRSQISPRFGIAHPISDRTKLHFSYGHFFQNPDFEYLFENSQYDLNVREPLFGQPNLDAQRTISYEVGLSHQFSDNVAMNLTAYYRDITGLIGTRYYFPFVDGRYTGYTLYVNEDYANIRGFELTVDVRPNRYFSGGLTYTYSIAKGSASSETEQYPGTEESTQLYYLDFDRTHVFNASGTYTIPKDDGPMIFDTPVFENMDFSLIFKASSGAPYTPSGRDIGFVEKNSLRQPGLYNIDLMIGKEIEFSNSLRLRLFAEILNLTDHRNILYVYGDTGDPSFTYVGGYSKEYMQDPSNFGPPRSIRLGFTLRFN, encoded by the coding sequence ATGAAAAAAATTATATCCTTAATTCTGCTGCTTCCGTTTTTTATCTATGCAGGTACAACCGGCAAGTTAGCAGGTACAATTAAAGATGCTCAAACAGGGGAACCTTTAGTTGGAGCGAATGTCATCATCGAAGGCACAAATTTCGGTGCGGCTACAAACCTTAATGGTGAATATGTCATACTTAATATTTCTCCGGGCAGATATAATGTTAAATTCAGTTTTATTGGTTATGAAACAATTGCTATGCAGAATATAGTAATTGTGGTTGATCAAACAACACTTCTTCAGGTAGAGCTGAATCCCCAAACCATACAGGTTGATGAGATCGTTGTTACTGCAAGAACTCCGCTTATTCAAAAAGATGTTACGGGCAGTATTTCTGTAATAACCAGAGAAGAAATTGATGCACTGCCGGTTTCCACTTTTACAGAATTGCTTTCTTTACAGGCGGGTGTTACTGGTAGTGGTTCAAATTTACACGTTCGCGGCGGCAGATCTAATGAAGTTGCTTATATGATTGACGGAACAATAGTAGTTGATCCGCTGCTTGGCGGGCTTGCAACCGATATTAATAATGATGCTATACAGGAGATGAGTTTACTAAGCGGTACTTTCAATGCTGAATATGGAAATGCACTAAGCGGAGTTGTTAACATTGTAACCCGCGATGGATCAGATAAATTCTCCGCTAAACTGGAAGCAAGAACAAGCGAGTTTGGTGTTGATCGTTACACTTCATTGCACGAAAACAGAATCAATGGAAGTATAAGCGGACCTATTGTTTCACCTGAATTTAATTTTTTCCTTTCTGGCGAGCTTGATAAACGCGGAAGCTATCTTCCATTTGGTTATAATGATACAAAATCCTTTTTTAGCAAACTTACTACCAATGCAATTCCATTTGTAAAAATCTCGCTATCTAACCGCGGCAGTGTTGGTAAAAGACAAAATTACAGTCATTCATATAAATATATCCCTGAGCAATATCTTCGCAAAAGAACAGATAGTTGGCAGAGTACATTAGGGCTGACTCATACTATTGCAAACAATTTGTTTTATGATGTAAAAATTTCTTATTTCAATCAGGGATATTATTCCGGAATTGATAAGGATACAGCAGATTACCTTGCTTCAAACGATACTGAGTACTTTGAAGAATACGGTACCGGATTTGAATTTTATAAACGGTCTGATCCGCCGGAATTGTATGACAGCCGCTCTGGAACAGCAGATTTTAAAGCTGATGCAGTATGGCAAATGGGATCAATGAATGAAGTAAAGTTTGGAGCAGCATTTAAGAAACACTGGTTAAAATTATTTTATGTTTATGATCCCAAGAGAAATTTTCCTTATTTAAATGATTACCATACTCAGCCGTTTGAAGGTGCTGCTTATATTCAGGATAAAATCGAGCTTCCGTATCTTGTTATTAATATTGGATTGCGGTTTGATTATCTGAATTCTAATGTAAAATTCAGAAGTAATCCTTTAGATCCTAATTCTATGGTTACTGTTAAATCCAGATCACAAATATCACCAAGATTTGGAATTGCACATCCGATATCTGACAGAACCAAACTGCATTTTTCTTACGGACACTTTTTCCAGAATCCGGATTTTGAATACTTGTTTGAAAATAGCCAGTATGATCTTAATGTAAGGGAGCCGTTATTTGGTCAGCCGAATCTTGATGCACAAAGAACAATCTCGTATGAAGTAGGACTATCACATCAGTTCTCAGATAATGTTGCAATGAATCTGACTGCTTATTACAGGGATATTACCGGTTTGATTGGCACCAGATATTACTTTCCGTTTGTTGATGGAAGATATACCGGTTATACACTTTATGTTAATGAAGATTATGCAAACATAAGAGGATTTGAGCTGACTGTTGATGTAAGACCAAACAGATATTTTTCTGGCGGACTTACATATACCTATTCAATTGCAAAGGGCAGTGCTTCATCAGAAACAGAACAATATCCTGGTACAGAAGAATCAACACAATTATATTATCTTGATTTTGATCGCACACATGTTTTTAATGCAAGCGGAACATACACCATTCCTAAAGACGATGGCCCGATGATATTTGATACTCCTGTATTCGAGAACATGGATTTCAGTCTAATTTTTAAAGCAAGTTCAGGAGCACCATATACTCCATCGGGCAGAGATATCGGATTTGTTGAAAAGAATTCATTACGTCAGCCGGGTCTTTATAATATTGATTTGATGATCGGGAAAGAAATTGAGTTCTCAAATAGTTTAAGATTAAGATTGTTTGCAGAAATTCTTAATCTGACTGATCATAGAAATATTTTATATGTATATGGCGATACCGGCGATCCAAGTTTTACCTATGTAGGAGGCTATTCAAAAGAATATATGCAGGATCCTTCTAATTTCGGACCACCGAGATCAATCAGATTAGGTTTTACATTAAGGTTTAATTAA